CTCTACACCCTCGGTGGCAGACGGGCACCCGAGGGTGCCGAGCCGGCAGACTGATACTGCCGGCTGTCACTTCGCGAATAGCTTCGCCACTCTGGGTGGCGAAATCGGTCACAGATGTACAGTCGGTAGTATAAGACCGACGACAGGAGACGCGTCGGCGAACACGTCACGCGACGCCGCAGCGAGCCGGTCCGGAAACCTGTTTTTATGTGCGGCGGCGTCCCTACCCTAGCTATGCCAAAGATCAGCGTGGAAGTGCCCGCGGAGCTACTGGACGACCTGGACAAGCACGTCGGCGACGAGGGGAAGTTCGTCAACCGCAGCGAGGCGATCCGAGCGTCCGTTCGCAAGACGCTGGACATCTTAGACGAGATCGACGAGCGAGAGGGGCGACTGGACGACGAGTACTGATGGCCTCGGAGTTGGAGAAGATGCTCGCCGGGGAGGCCTACGACCCCAGCGACCCCGAGCTGGTGGCCGGCCGAAACCGGGCCAGCGAACTGACGCGGGCGTACAACGAGACGCCGCCCGACGCCGAGAAGCGCCGCCGGGAACTGCTCGATGAGCTGTTCGGGACGGTCGGCGAGGCGACGGTCGAGCCCCCCATCCGGTGTGACTACGGCTTCAACGTCCACGTCGACGACGGCTTCTACGCGAACTTCGACTGCGTCTTGCTGGACGTGTGTGAGATCACGTTCGGCGAACACTGTCTGCTCGGACCCGCAGTCCACGTCTACACGGCGACGCACCCGCTCGACGCCGCGGAGCGCGCCGACGGACTGGAGATGGGAGAGCCCGTGACCGTCGGCGATCACGTCTGGATCGGTGGCCAGGCCGTCCTGACGCCGGGGGTGACTGTCGGGGACCGTGCGGTCGTGGCCGCCGGAGCCGTCGTCACCGACGACGTGCCGTCGGACGTGGTCGTGGCCGGCAATCCGGCGACGATCGTCAAAGAGCTGTGAGCCGGGCGGCGCGGGCTTCGAAGCGCTTTTGCCGGCCCCGGGGATACGGACGAGCATGTCCCTCGATCGGGAGACGGTCACGCAGATCGCGCTGTCGGCCGTCGCCGTCTTGCTGTTCATCGCCGGTACGGTCGTCGTGAGTACGAACTACGGAGCGAACGGCGACCTCACGCAGGAGGGTGGCATCGCACTCGTGGCAGCCATCGCGGCGTTCGTCGTCGTCATGCTTGCGGCCGGCCTCTTTCTGGAGCGCCGAGAGTTCTGAACGCCGATCGCCATTGGCCGCGTCGTCAGGCCTCGCTTTCCTCGTCGCTCTCGCGCCAGTCTTCGATCTCCTCGTCGTCGCTCTCGTCGAGTCGGTGCTCGTAGTAGTTCAGCGGATGTGACTCGTTGATCTCGTCCTCGCAGATGTCGTCTTTCCCCTTGCAGTCGCCGTAGGACTGCATCGTCGCACACGAGGGCGTCGAGTACTCCGTGGGACTGGTGTCACCGCGGATGTGGTCGACCTGGTAGCGGGTGGCCTCCTCGCCGAACCCCGGATTGACCTGGAACAGTTCGACGATCTCGTCGGTCGTCATCCCGATCGAGGTCAGGAAGGCCGCCAGCGCGAACCGCGAGTGGTGCTCCAGGTGCTCGCCCTTCTGGACCGCGTCGAGGAGATGCTGCATGCAGGGCGGGAACAGGTCCGGAACGACCGTGTCGATCTCGCGGGTCAGATCCATCTCCGACAGCGTCGTCTGGATGGACTCGACTTCCGCGTCGAGTTCGTCCGCGATGGCGTCCGGCACGTCGAAGGGCAGGCCGTCGTCGATCCGGTGGCGGATCGCCTGCTTGAGCAGCGTGTGGAGCTCCTCGGTCGTCACCGGCACCTCGCCGTCGGTCAGCGCGCGGTTGACCAGTCGCCACTCGTCGCCCCACTGATCGGCCGCCAGTTCGAGGTACGTCCCCACGTCGATCCGGTAGCCGTCGGCAGTCTCGTGGACGGCGGCGGTGAGGTCGAACTCCGCGAGCAGGGCCTGCAGAGACAGCGACTCGGTGTCGCCGTAGCTGAACGACTCCCCGGCGGTGAACTCGTCGACGAACCGCTCGCGTGCGGCCTCGGCCTCGGCCTGTGCGTACTTGCGCGTACAGACCGGCGTGTCCACGAGCGAGACGAGCACCCGCGCGACCGGGTACGACAGCAGTTCCACGCGCGTGCGCCGGTGGGGGTCCCCGACGCTCCCGTCGGTGATCGCCCACTCGACGCGCTCGCGGGCGCGCTCGACGACGACCTCGTCGGTGGCGACGACCTCGCCCAGATCGACCGCCGCTTCCTCGACCGCGTCGCGGGCCGACTGCAAGAACGGGTAGCGCGCGTGGAGCGGTTGCATCGCCCGTCCCTATCACGCGGGGGCGAATAAATTCGGTGGTCACACCGTCGGCCCGCTACCAGTCCATGCCGCCGTTGACGCCGATCACCTGCCCGGTCATGTAGCGCGATTCAGGACTAGCGATGAAGCGCACGACGGGGGCGATGTCCTCGATCGTGGCGAACCGGTCCAGGGGAATCCGCTGGAGGATCCGCTCCTGGACGCGCTGGGGGACCTCGTCGAGCATGTCCGTCGCGACGAACCCCGGCGCGACGCAGTTGGCTGTCGACCCGGTGGCTGCCATCTCCAGGGCCAGCGTCCGGGTGAACCCGAACAGGCCGGACTTTGCGGCCGCGTAGTTGGCCTGCCCGTAGTTGCCCTGCTGACCGACGACCGAGGAGACGTTGATCAGGCGGCCGTCCTCGGCCTCGCGGATGTCGTCGTAGAAGCAGTGGCTGACGTTGAACACGCCGCCGAGGTTCACGTCGATGACGGCCTCCCAGTCCTCGCGGGTCATCTCCCCGAAGGTCCGGTCGACCGTGATCCCGGCGTTGTTGACGACCACGTCGACCGGGCCGACGGCGTCGTGGATCGTCGTGCGCATCCGTTCGACGGCGTCGTACGCCGACACGTCGCCCTGGACGGCCACCGCCTCGCCGCCAGCGGCCTCGATCTCGTCGACGACCGCCTCGGCCGCTCGCTCCGAGGAACGGTAGTTGACGACCACGGTCGCTCCGTGGGCCGCCACGTCCGTGGCGATCCCGCGTCCGATCCCGCGAGAGGAGCCGGTCACCAGACAGGTCTGTCCGTCGAGCATATCAGCCAGTTCACACCCAGTCGTGAAAAGCGGTCCGCCGGACGGTGCCCACGAAGGAAAGATAGTTTCGAGCGACGCGTCCGGCTACAGCTGGTCGAGCCAGTCCTGGACCCGAGACTCCGTCGTTTCGGCGATCTCGGCCAGCTCGGCCGCGTCGTGCGTTGCGAGGTCGTCGACGGTCTCGATGCCGGCCTCGCGCAGACGGTCGGCGTAGGTCGGACCGATGCCGTCGACAGACGCCACGTCGGGAGCGTCCTCGCTCTCATCGGCCGCCGCCTCGTCGCTCTCGGTGGCGTCGTCTGCCGGCGACTCCACGTCGATCGGGACGGCCTCTTCGCTCTCGTCGGCCGCCGCTTCGGCCTGTCGGTTGCGTTCCTTGTACCAGTCACACACGTCGGGCCAGAGGTTCTCGTGGGTGCTCGACGAGACCGAGAGGCCGATGTGGCCCGTCGAGAACTCCATCGTGGTCACGTCATCGGAGCCGACGACCTCGTTGAACGGCTTGGAGGCCTCCGGCGGGATGAGGTGGTCGTACTCGCCCATCAGCTGAAGCATCGGCATGTCGATTTCGTCGAGGTCGACGTGTTCGCCGCCGATCTCCAGTCGGTCGTTGTAGAGGTCGTTGTCCTGGTAGATCTTCTCCAGGAACTCGACGTAGGCCTCGCCGGCCACGTCGACCCCGTCGGAGAGCCACTGCTCCATCCGTCCGAAGTTCCGGACGAACCCCTCGTTCTCGATGTTCTCGGCCAGGCGGATGTACTTCGAGACGTAGTTGTCGACGGGGTCCATCAGGGCAAAGCCCACGTCGAGCATCTCGGAGGGGACGTTACCGAACGTCTCGGTCACGTCCTCGGGATCGTAGTACTCGTCGGAGCCCCACTCTTCGAGGACGCCGCCAGTGTGGTCGAAACAGAGCCCAGCGGCCATCAGCCCCAGCGCGTTGACTCTCTCGGGGTTCAGCGCCGTATAGATGACCGACATCGTCCCGCCCATGCAGTACCCCAGGACGTTGATCGCGTCCAGGCCCGAGCGCTCACAGACCTCGTCGACGCAGTTCTCGATGTAGCGGTTGACGTAGTCGTCGAGCGTGAGGTGCTGGTCGAGCCGTGAGGGCTCGTTCCAGTCGATGAGGTACACGTCGTGGCCCGCCTCCAGCAGGCGGCGCACGACGGAGCGTTCCTTCTGGAGGTCGAGGATGTACGGGCGGTTGATCAGCGCGTAGATGATGAGGATCGGGATCTCCTCTTTGTCCTCCTCGGGAACGTCGATCCCGGCGGCCTCGGCGTCGTAGTGGAGCAGTTCGAGCTTGTTCTCCTCGTAGACCACGTCGCTTGGCGTCTCGCCGACCTCGACGGACTGCATCGTCTCGATGCGTTCGGGCGCGACGCTGGCCTGGTCGGTGGCCTCCGTCATCGCCTCCAGGGACTGGCGCTGCCAGTCGAGTGCTGCCGTGAAGGGATTTGCGGGCGTCATGTGTTATTCCTCGAGGTGGTCGAGGATCTGATCGAGTTTCTGTTCGACCTCGTGCTGGCGACGCTCTAGTTCGACGAGCCGTTCGCCGACTTCTTCGACGTCCGCACGCGTCGAGAAGCCCATCTGGGCGATCGAGTCCTGCCCGATGTCGTCGGCCTGCTGGCGCATCTCCATCATGGTCTCGACGAGCTGGCCGTTGGCGGCGGCGAAAGCCGACGTGCCCATCACGTGCTTGAACGCCTCGTTTGCCGACTGGAGCCAGATGTCGCGAAACTCCGTCGGGTCCACGTCTTCGCCCTGGGCGGCGTCGCCGGTGCGTTCGAGCATCTTCTCGGCGGCGTTCATCCACTCCTCGTAGGCCTGGTTGTACCCCTGGATGCCCTCGGTGACGTTTTCCTCCTCGGGGATCGAGTCCTCGACCGCGTCGGCCCACGACTCGACGAAGGCGGCCTGTGCCTTCATGTTCTGTTCGACCGACTCGGAGACGGCCTCGTTCATCTGTTCGACCATCTCCGTCCACTCGTCTTGCATCTGGTTCGTATCACTCATGATAAGATGTTAGTATTCAGAACGAAAAGGTGCGGCGATTTACGCCTCGACGGCGTCGGCGGCCTGTTCCTGGACTTCGCGGACCTGCTCTTGGACCTCTTCGACCTGGTCCTGGAGGTCTTCGAGCTGGTCGCCCCACTGCTCGACGGCCTCGACGGACTGGTCTTCGAGGTCCTCGTGGGCCTCGACGAGCAGGTCGATCTGCTCGTCCAGCGCGGCGACGACGTCGCCGGTCATCTCGTCGTAGGTCTCCGCGCCTTCGTGGAACTCCGCCTCGACGTTCTCGAAGGTCTCAGCGTGGTTCTCCAGCAGGAACTCGTACTGCTCGTCGACGGTCGTTCGGATCTCCTCGACGGTGGGCGCGACGCCGGGGACCGTCGACTCGACGGTGTCGAGGTAGTTGTGGACGGCCGTCTGTGCGAGTTCGACGCCGCGTCGCTGTGCGGACTCCTGGCTGTCGAGGCTGCCGAGCATGGCCTCGTTCATGTTCTTCTGGAACTCGACGCTCTGTTTGAGCGCCTTCTGGCTCTGCTCGATCGTCGCGCGCTGCATCTCGAACGCCGTGGTGACTGGGGTTGTGTACTGGCTCATGGGTTACTCCGTTCGGTTCCGCTTGACCGGGAGAACGACTGTCTGGACGATGTCGCCTTCCTCGATGTCGAGGGCCTCTCGCTCGGCGTCGGGAATGGAGATGCGTCCGCCGCTCTGGACGCGAGTCTTGAACGTCGCCATCTGGCTCATCGCACCGAGCTGGTTCATGTCGAAACCGGGCATGCCGCTGCCGGCAGACATCATCTGCTGGAGCATCTCCTGCTGGGATTCGATCGCCTGCTCGCTCGCTTCCTGCATTCCCTTGAACATCGGGGGCCACATCGTGACATCGTTCTCGTCGGTCATCGGGTACTACACTCTATTCCTTTCAACGACATAAAGCTTCCGCTCATTACCAACAGATACCATCAGATGTCATCGTCCGGCACCCAGTCTGGCAGCGAGACGGAATTCGCTGGCGGAAATGCGCCGTTGTCGGGCGGTAGGAGGTGTCTGAACGACGAACAGCGGCTACCACCACCCTTTAATATCGGTGGAACCAATGCTTTTCCAGCAATGAGTTCTGAATCTCACGACAACCCGCTGCTGGACACGTGGACGGAAACGTCCTCACACATGTTCAACAGCGTGGTGGCGGCCAATCGGGCGGCGTTCGCGGCGTTCGGCGTCCGGCCGGACGACGACGGGGACGGCAAGCCACTCCCGGCAGAACGCATCGAGGCCGACGAGGACCTCCCCGAGTGGCACGTCGAACTGAGCGCCGACAACCCCGACCGGCTCGGGGTCGGTGATCGCGTCGAGTTCACGAAGCGGATCTCCGACAACGACGTCAAGCAGTTCGCCGCCGCCAGCGGCGACACGAACCCCCTCCACCTCGACGACGACTTCGCCGAGCAGACCCGATTCCGCGGCCGGATCGCGCACGGCACGCTCGTCGGCGGACTCATCAGCGCCGCCCTCGCGCGGCTGCCTGGGTTGACGATCTATCTCTCGCAGGATCTGGAGTTTCACAACCCGGTCCGCATCGACGACCGCCTGACGGCCGAAATCGAGATCGTCGAGGATCTGGGCGACGACCAGTACCGCCTGACGACCCGCGTCGTCGACGACGGCGACGTGGTCATCGACGGCGAGGCCGTCGTCCTCATCGACGAGATGCCCGACGAAGGCTAGAGTAGCAATTGAAAGTCAATGCACACCCGATCGCACGACAGCAGTGCGGTCGGTGTGTAAATCGTTTCAGTTGTTACTATTGAGAAACGCCGTTACCGCCCGATTGAACCGCTCGGGTCGTTCCCTGTGGGGCCAGTGCCCACACCCCTTCGCCGCCAGAAACTGCCCGTCTGGCAACAGCTCACTCGCTCGTTCCGACCACGACACCGGGAGCAGCGGGTCCTCCGAGCCGTGGACGAGCAGCGTCGGAACGTCGAGCTCCGAGAGCCGTGCCGTGTAGTCGGTCCGGAGGCCGTCGGCCTGGAACTCGTGGCGCTGCCAGCTCCGGAGCGTCCGCATGGTCGCCGGTGAGATCGTCTCGTACACGTCGTCGACCAGTTCGTCCGGCAGCGTCGCCCCGGACATCGTCCGGAGGCTGGTCCGGACCGCCGCGCGCGAGCCCATGCTCCCCCAGAGCAGGCTGTCCGCGAACGGGACCCGGAGGGCGAGACTGGCACCGGTCCGCCAGTAGGCGTCGGCACCGAGGCCGTAGCTGTCGACGAGCACCAGCCGCTCCGGGCGACCGCCGTCGAGCGCGTGGCCGAGCGCGACCGCACCGCCCATCGACACGCCGACGACGCTCGCGCCGGAGATGGCGAGTTCGTCGACGAACGCCGACAGCGTGTCTACGTAGTAGTCCGTCGTATACGTTCGGCGGGGCTTCTCGCTCTCGCCGTGGCCCGGGAAATCGAGCGCGTAGACGGTGTACTCCTCGGCCAGTGCGGGGAGCGCGTACCGGCCGGACACCGCCGCCGCGTCGAGGCCGATCCCGTGCAAGAAGAGCAGTGGCGGTCCGTCACCGGCAGTGAGATATCGGACGGTGACGTCGCTGCCGTCGACCGACAGCGTCGTGGCGTTCGACTCGATCGACTCGTTCATCGCCTCGAAGTCGGGGACTGGGAGACATGAGCCTTCGGACTGCTGACAGCGACGGCCGTCGACGCCAGCGGTGTCGGGCGAGGGCTGGCCGGGGACAGTCGTCTTTTTCAGGCGGCCGTGCGAGGCGTCGGTATGGTCGTCGGAGACGTAACGACAGGAACGGAACTGCTGGTCGTCGGCGGCGGGCCGGGCGGATACGTGGCCGCCATTCGGGCCGCTCAGCTCGGCGTCGACACCACACTCGTCGAGCGAGACGCCTACGGTGGGACCTGCCTCAACCACGGCTGTATCCCCTCGAAGGCGCTGATCTCGGGGGCAGACGTGGCCCACCGGGCCGGCCAGGCCGAGGAGATGGGCGTCTACGCCGACCCCGCGGTCGACCTGGCCGGGATGGTCGAGTGGAAAGACGGCGTCGTCACCCGGCTGACCCGGGGCGTCGAGTCCCTGGCGAAGTCGGCCGGCGTCGAACTGATCGAGGGCGAGGCGACCTTCACTGGCGAACACACCGCCCGGATCGCCCACGGCGGCGACGGGCAGGGCTCGGAGTCCGTCGAG
Above is a genomic segment from Halomicrobium sp. LC1Hm containing:
- a CDS encoding ribbon-helix-helix domain-containing protein — translated: MPKISVEVPAELLDDLDKHVGDEGKFVNRSEAIRASVRKTLDILDEIDEREGRLDDEY
- a CDS encoding maltose acetyltransferase domain-containing protein, yielding MASELEKMLAGEAYDPSDPELVAGRNRASELTRAYNETPPDAEKRRRELLDELFGTVGEATVEPPIRCDYGFNVHVDDGFYANFDCVLLDVCEITFGEHCLLGPAVHVYTATHPLDAAERADGLEMGEPVTVGDHVWIGGQAVLTPGVTVGDRAVVAAGAVVTDDVPSDVVVAGNPATIVKEL
- the priL gene encoding DNA primase regulatory subunit PriL codes for the protein MQPLHARYPFLQSARDAVEEAAVDLGEVVATDEVVVERARERVEWAITDGSVGDPHRRTRVELLSYPVARVLVSLVDTPVCTRKYAQAEAEAARERFVDEFTAGESFSYGDTESLSLQALLAEFDLTAAVHETADGYRIDVGTYLELAADQWGDEWRLVNRALTDGEVPVTTEELHTLLKQAIRHRIDDGLPFDVPDAIADELDAEVESIQTTLSEMDLTREIDTVVPDLFPPCMQHLLDAVQKGEHLEHHSRFALAAFLTSIGMTTDEIVELFQVNPGFGEEATRYQVDHIRGDTSPTEYSTPSCATMQSYGDCKGKDDICEDEINESHPLNYYEHRLDESDDEEIEDWRESDEESEA
- a CDS encoding beta-ketoacyl-ACP reductase, with the protein product MLDGQTCLVTGSSRGIGRGIATDVAAHGATVVVNYRSSERAAEAVVDEIEAAGGEAVAVQGDVSAYDAVERMRTTIHDAVGPVDVVVNNAGITVDRTFGEMTREDWEAVIDVNLGGVFNVSHCFYDDIREAEDGRLINVSSVVGQQGNYGQANYAAAKSGLFGFTRTLALEMAATGSTANCVAPGFVATDMLDEVPQRVQERILQRIPLDRFATIEDIAPVVRFIASPESRYMTGQVIGVNGGMDW
- the phaC gene encoding class III poly(R)-hydroxyalkanoic acid synthase subunit PhaC, producing MTPANPFTAALDWQRQSLEAMTEATDQASVAPERIETMQSVEVGETPSDVVYEENKLELLHYDAEAAGIDVPEEDKEEIPILIIYALINRPYILDLQKERSVVRRLLEAGHDVYLIDWNEPSRLDQHLTLDDYVNRYIENCVDEVCERSGLDAINVLGYCMGGTMSVIYTALNPERVNALGLMAAGLCFDHTGGVLEEWGSDEYYDPEDVTETFGNVPSEMLDVGFALMDPVDNYVSKYIRLAENIENEGFVRNFGRMEQWLSDGVDVAGEAYVEFLEKIYQDNDLYNDRLEIGGEHVDLDEIDMPMLQLMGEYDHLIPPEASKPFNEVVGSDDVTTMEFSTGHIGLSVSSSTHENLWPDVCDWYKERNRQAEAAADESEEAVPIDVESPADDATESDEAAADESEDAPDVASVDGIGPTYADRLREAGIETVDDLATHDAAELAEIAETTESRVQDWLDQL
- a CDS encoding poly(R)-hydroxyalkanoic acid synthase subunit PhaE, producing the protein MSDTNQMQDEWTEMVEQMNEAVSESVEQNMKAQAAFVESWADAVEDSIPEEENVTEGIQGYNQAYEEWMNAAEKMLERTGDAAQGEDVDPTEFRDIWLQSANEAFKHVMGTSAFAAANGQLVETMMEMRQQADDIGQDSIAQMGFSTRADVEEVGERLVELERRQHEVEQKLDQILDHLEE
- a CDS encoding AbrB/MazE/SpoVT family DNA-binding domain-containing protein — its product is MTDENDVTMWPPMFKGMQEASEQAIESQQEMLQQMMSAGSGMPGFDMNQLGAMSQMATFKTRVQSGGRISIPDAEREALDIEEGDIVQTVVLPVKRNRTE
- a CDS encoding MaoC family dehydratase; translated protein: MFNSVVAANRAAFAAFGVRPDDDGDGKPLPAERIEADEDLPEWHVELSADNPDRLGVGDRVEFTKRISDNDVKQFAAASGDTNPLHLDDDFAEQTRFRGRIAHGTLVGGLISAALARLPGLTIYLSQDLEFHNPVRIDDRLTAEIEIVEDLGDDQYRLTTRVVDDGDVVIDGEAVVLIDEMPDEG
- a CDS encoding alpha/beta fold hydrolase; amino-acid sequence: MNESIESNATTLSVDGSDVTVRYLTAGDGPPLLFLHGIGLDAAAVSGRYALPALAEEYTVYALDFPGHGESEKPRRTYTTDYYVDTLSAFVDELAISGASVVGVSMGGAVALGHALDGGRPERLVLVDSYGLGADAYWRTGASLALRVPFADSLLWGSMGSRAAVRTSLRTMSGATLPDELVDDVYETISPATMRTLRSWQRHEFQADGLRTDYTARLSELDVPTLLVHGSEDPLLPVSWSERASELLPDGQFLAAKGCGHWPHRERPERFNRAVTAFLNSNN